Part of the Denticeps clupeoides chromosome 3, fDenClu1.1, whole genome shotgun sequence genome, AAACCCACAAAATTCTTATTAGCATTTAATTAACAGGAAATTAAGTGAGAGCCTGTTGAGTTTAAAATGCAGAATATATGTAATTTTATAGCACATATCTACACAAAACCATACACAGACAGttagacaaaaaagaaaaacctaaaCAAACACTTTTAGACAGATATTTAACTCCACGGGTAGTGCTgctgttgtaagtcactctggaaaagaaCACCAgctaaatgtgtaaaaatatcaATTAGTATAAAGTTAGTATAAACAATAAGTGAAGGAACATGTCATATTCTCAATTAAAATAACCATTTCTGAAGCATCTAACCACATGTAGCTCGACAAATAGGTGGAcaatatttttcaatatatGGTGGAGACTTGATACTATAGTAACTCACTGTTGCTTCTTGAGATACAGTAGCATAACAAACAGGGTGGTCTCTATGTGTATCTGCTATGTGGTTAGCATCCTAACTTCAAATGTGTCTACTAGTGAGTTCATCGCATCGTTTTCAATAtgatttgaatgttttaaatcCTGTATTTCTCAGAACGTTAATCACACTTCACCATCTCAGAGCTTTTTCGGGGAAATAAACGGGAACAATATTTGCATTACTCATGGCTCATTTGACTGTGTGAACAGGAAGGGAATTAAATCTTGATGATCTACTATTGGCCTCCAAACAAAGTTGTCTAGGCAACGATAGTGACAAAAGGTGCAGAATCGCACCCTGTATCCTACATAAGGAAATGCTAACAGCACAGGGTGACCAAGGAGCCTCACCAATAAAGCTCTTGGCAGATGAAGAAGAGTGTCCATTGCggaccggcggcggcggcggtgggggTCCCGCGGGGGTCCGAGAggatggaggtggaggtggctTTGCTCTATTCTCAGAGGAAGTGCTTTGTGATGGGGCGCCATGAATCCGatagggagggagagggggtgCGTCACGTCCACCGTTCCGATGTCCGGATGATGGGGCCTGAGGTGCtataacataacatttaaacCATTACCTACTCAGTACAGCAGACCACTGAAGTCCAACAAAAGAAACAAGAGGGGCTAGAAGAGAAGAGACAGTCTCAAATGACTTCATGCAAGAAGGAATATTCTGATTTTGGGTGAAATGTCACTTAGGCTTCTCTGGTTCTCTCTCCTCAAATCCACAGCAGAGGAATGCTGAAGAACCAGAGGCCTGGAGATGTAACCATCAAGCGACAAATTCCTTTCTCTGAGTGATCTCCTCTTATTTGAAACAACTCTGACAGGCCGCTGTTAGCTGTTCGTTTAGGAATATCTAATATCCTAAACACAATACAACAAACTTATTTTCTCTCTCAAACCGCACAAGCACTATCCAATGGCATTATATTGGCTCCAGGGCTACTGCCTAACATAAGACGTTTCGGTTCTAGCTTTCTGAAATGTTATACCAGGTTATTTCAGGGTAAAATGCTTTGGCCCAAAAGACAATGTAATCTTAAATATATTTCACCCCCTGTGCAATGTCTGACCTGTTCTGCGACCAGGTGGGTCgcgagagggagggggaggacGTCCGCCCTGTTGGGATGCTGTTGTggcggggggagggggtggtgcTTGGCTACGAGTCTGGCCACTTGAATGGCTTCCCCTGTTCAGAGAGTTGCGTCTCTGGGGCAGCTCAGGTGGTGGGTCTCCGTTGGCAATAGGAGGGGGTTGGCGGTAAGGTGGCGGTGGTGGGGGTGCTGATGATGAAGACGACGATGACGACGAGGACATTCGTGTAAGAGGGGGATTTCTGGATGGCCCGTTGGTTGAAGATGAGATTGGGGGCGGCCCCTTCTGGACAGGAAATGACTTTTCTCTGCTTTGTGAGGGGCCTGAAGGCTTATGGTTGGAGGCAGGCGCAGGGGTAGGTGGGGTGTTGCCACGACGGTTgaagggtggaggaggaggcggggcagAGGTGCCATGCCTCGTACCACcagcagaagaggaggaggaagatgaggtaCTGCTGTTAGGCCGGGAGGTGTCAGTGACAGATGGCCGATGGTTCTGAGAATGAGCTGCCGCTGATGGAGCTGCTGAATGGCCAGAAAACCGTGGAAGAGCAGGCCGCGACCCCGGGGGCTGTAGAGCAGAGCGGCCCACTGAACTAtctgcaaaataataatttttcgTATTACAGTATATTAGGTCTAAAAGCATCTTAAGTACCTGAAGTTCTGATCTAAACTTTTCATGTCAGTGAGGAAAATGCGGGCAGAAAGCCCAGGTACGTTCATACTTGCCTCCAACTGGTCGAAGTTTGGGGACACCACCAGCAAATAGACCCCCCATGGCCTTTGGTCCAGATGTACCTCCAaaaccaccacccccaccaccaccgccgccgccacctcctcctcctcctcctccaccccctccagattctacacaaaaaaaaaacattaatgatcaatgtttttttattttaatttcaagcCAAAGACAAAACAAGAATCCGTTGAATTATGTATCCGGGAGAAACGGTTGCAACCTACTCTCAATTATAGGCGCACTCCTGTCATTGACCACGCCAACCTTCTTCAGTCTCGTGCCTTTGCATATGTCGGACAGCAGAGCACCTCGCCCCTTTGCCTCATCGCGGTTCAGTTTTGGCGCGGTGGTGTTAGCCTAAAACAAGTTAAAGGGGTGCAATTAAAAGGCCTTCAAAGTGCATTTATACCAAAAGAACAAATAGCACAAATATAAATTCATGCGAAAACAACAATGTAGGCGATTATGATTATACAGTCATAGTAACAATTCTGAAATATCAAGCACAGCCCTGGGACCAGGGTATGGACGGCATTTCCACGAAGGTGCGCTGACCTGACTGAAAGTTGGGGGTGGTGGCGGTCCTGCAGGCGGGGGTGGTGGAGGGGGAGGAATGGGCATCTTGTCTCCTCACTCCTTGTTGTGTTTGTCTTCTCGAtcagaccaaaaaaagaaagaaatatttacattaaagCTCTCGCTTTGAACGGCATGCTGGTTATCATAAAATGTGCAATCCAGATTATGGCAAGAGTCATATCTTTATAGCACATTTTATTCCTaaatttattccttttttttttttacgactcAGACGATACCTACCAAACACGACACGTCAGGTGGAATGTCACTGGGCAGGCTTCAAGCCATTCACTAAACCGAACAGTGACATACTTTGAAACTGGAGCAGTGCAATTGGGGAAAAAATGCGCCTATTCAGGCTCAAGCTTTGAATTAAAAATCCTCATCAAAAAGAAAAACGCGACGGAGCTTGAAACCAAACCGCACACATCCTACTCGGGACTTTTAATCTAATTTACTGTTGCTAATTATACACCAAAAAAAGAAGACCGACCGACCGACGGGCGGATTTAATAGTTAATCGTTTAAAAAGCCTTATCGCGACCGACCGATGAAAGCGCCAAGCAGGCAGTTTCAAGGTGGACGTCCGACGTCCTGAAGGCCACAGAACTTTTTCTAAAACAAGGCGACAGCGGACGGATTTTACCTGTCGCGTATCTCTCGGCTTTACGAAAAAAAGGGTCGAGCAGCAATAACTTACCTGGTCCTCTCAGCGCTGCTGTCCAAAACCATCCACGGACGCTTCATACGTTCGGATTAAAGA contains:
- the wipf2a gene encoding WAS/WASL-interacting protein family member 2, producing the protein MPIPPPPPPPPAGPPPPPTFSQANTTAPKLNRDEAKGRGALLSDICKGTRLKKVGVVNDRSAPIIEKSGGGGGGGGGGGGGGGGGGGGFGGTSGPKAMGGLFAGGVPKLRPVGDSSVGRSALQPPGSRPALPRFSGHSAAPSAAAHSQNHRPSVTDTSRPNSSTSSSSSSSAGGTRHGTSAPPPPPPFNRRGNTPPTPAPASNHKPSGPSQSREKSFPVQKGPPPISSSTNGPSRNPPLTRMSSSSSSSSSSAPPPPPPYRQPPPIANGDPPPELPQRRNSLNRGSHSSGQTRSQAPPPPPATTASQQGGRPPPPSRDPPGRRTAPQAPSSGHRNGGRDAPPLPPYRIHGAPSQSTSSENRAKPPPPPSSRTPAGPPPPPPPVRNGHSSSSAKSFIDDFESKFNFHPMEDLPPPDEYRQFSKIYPSKSNRGLQRGAPPIPPAIR